One genomic region from Jiangella sp. DSM 45060 encodes:
- the lpdA gene encoding dihydrolipoyl dehydrogenase, which yields MADTAGFDVIILGGGSGGYAAAFRASELGMKVALVEKDKLGGTCLHYGCIPTKALLHAAEIADNSRDSEQFGVKTTFDGIDMPGVNTYKDGVVARMYKGLQGLFKANKVTVIEGEGKLAGPNAVEVGGTRYEGRHIVLATGSRSRSLPGLDIDGTHVISSYEALRLDRVPKSAVVLGGGVIGVEFASVWRSFGADVTIVEALPRLVPAEDASASKVVERVFRKRGIGFKTGVRFAGVEKHDGGVTVSLENGETLDAELLLVAVGRGPVTENLGYEENGVTLDRGVVVTDERLRTSVPNVYAVGDIVPGLQLAHRGFAHGIFVAEEIAGLNPVPVDDLGIPKVTYCDPEVASVGLTEAQAKERLGDDKVETLEYGLGGNGKSQILKTQGFAKLVREKDGPVIGVHLVGARVGELIAEAQLIYNWEAMPYEVAQLIHPHPTQSEALGEAHLALAGKPLHVHG from the coding sequence GTGGCCGACACTGCCGGTTTCGACGTCATCATCCTGGGCGGCGGGAGCGGCGGCTACGCCGCGGCGTTCCGCGCCAGCGAACTGGGCATGAAGGTCGCCCTCGTCGAGAAGGACAAACTCGGCGGCACGTGTCTGCACTACGGCTGCATCCCCACCAAGGCGCTGCTGCACGCCGCCGAGATCGCCGACAACTCCCGCGACAGCGAGCAGTTCGGCGTCAAGACCACCTTCGACGGCATCGACATGCCCGGCGTGAACACGTACAAGGACGGCGTCGTCGCCCGCATGTACAAGGGCCTGCAGGGCCTGTTCAAGGCCAACAAGGTCACCGTCATCGAGGGCGAGGGCAAGCTCGCCGGTCCCAACGCCGTCGAGGTCGGCGGCACGCGGTACGAGGGCCGTCACATCGTCCTGGCCACGGGGTCGCGGTCGCGGTCGCTGCCGGGTCTCGACATCGACGGCACCCACGTCATCAGCAGCTACGAGGCGCTGCGGCTCGACCGCGTCCCGAAGTCGGCGGTCGTGCTCGGCGGCGGCGTCATCGGCGTCGAGTTCGCCAGCGTGTGGCGCTCCTTCGGCGCCGACGTCACCATCGTCGAGGCGCTGCCCCGGCTGGTGCCGGCCGAGGACGCGTCCGCCTCGAAGGTCGTCGAGCGGGTCTTCCGCAAGCGCGGCATCGGCTTCAAGACCGGCGTGCGGTTCGCCGGCGTCGAGAAGCACGACGGTGGCGTCACCGTGTCGCTGGAGAACGGCGAGACCCTCGACGCCGAGCTGCTGCTGGTCGCCGTCGGACGCGGCCCGGTCACCGAGAACCTCGGCTACGAGGAGAACGGCGTCACGCTCGACCGCGGCGTCGTCGTCACCGACGAGCGACTGCGCACGTCGGTGCCGAACGTGTACGCCGTCGGCGACATCGTCCCCGGCCTGCAGCTGGCGCACCGCGGCTTCGCGCACGGCATCTTCGTCGCCGAGGAGATCGCCGGCCTCAATCCCGTGCCCGTCGACGACCTCGGCATCCCCAAGGTCACCTACTGCGACCCCGAGGTCGCCTCCGTCGGCCTCACCGAGGCGCAGGCCAAGGAGCGGCTGGGCGACGACAAGGTCGAGACGCTCGAGTACGGCCTCGGCGGCAACGGCAAGAGCCAGATCCTCAAGACGCAGGGCTTCGCCAAGCTCGTGCGCGAGAAGGACGGCCCGGTCATCGGCGTGCACCTCGTCGGCGCCCGGGTCGGCGAGCTCATCGCCGAGGCACAGCTCATCTACAACTGGGAGGCCATGCCGTACGAGGTCGCCCAGCTGATCCACCCGCACCCCACCCAGAGCGAGGCGCTGGGCGAGGCGCACCTCGCACTGGCCGGGAAGCCGTTGCACGTCCACGGCTGA
- the sucB gene encoding 2-oxoglutarate dehydrogenase, E2 component, dihydrolipoamide succinyltransferase — MATSVTLPALGESVTEGTVTRWLKQPGDTVAVDEPLLEISTDKVDTEIPSPVGGTLLEIKVAEDETVEVGAELAVIGEAGESAGDGGSGGQAAAEEAAPAQAEAAPAPAEAAPAPEAAPAAEAAPEAAPAPEAPAEAPAAPAASSGSSGEGTPITLPALGESVTEGTVTRWLKQPGDTVAVDEPLLEISTDKVDTEIPSPVGGTLLEIKVAEDETVEVGAVLALVGTGDGAAAPGPAPAAPAPAQEAAPEPAPEPQPAPSAPTPAPVPQAPQTPGPQATATQAPPASAPTPAAPAAAPSGNGTPYVTPLVRKLAGQHGIDLATVKGTGIGGRVRKQDVLAAAEAAKAAAAQPAPSAAAPAAQPAAAPETVEPSPLRGTTEKLTRMRKVIAKRVHESLQETAQLTSVVEIDITTLARLRNRVKADFAQREGVKLSFLPFFAKAAVEALKQHPKINASIDVEKGEVTYHDRENLVIAVDTEQGLLVPVVKDAGDLNIAGLARKIAEVAEKARTGKLTPDEITGGTFTLTNTGSRGALFDTPIFFQPQVAILGTGAVVKRPMVIDDPNLGETIAVRHMVYFALSYDHRLVDGADAARFLTTVKQRLEGGRFEADLGL, encoded by the coding sequence ATGGCAACCTCCGTCACCTTGCCCGCACTCGGCGAGAGCGTCACCGAGGGCACAGTGACCCGCTGGCTCAAGCAGCCGGGTGACACGGTCGCCGTCGACGAGCCGCTGCTCGAGATCTCCACCGACAAGGTCGACACCGAGATCCCGTCGCCGGTCGGCGGCACGCTGCTGGAGATCAAGGTCGCCGAGGACGAGACCGTCGAGGTGGGCGCCGAGCTGGCGGTCATCGGCGAGGCGGGCGAGTCCGCGGGCGACGGCGGCAGCGGCGGCCAGGCGGCTGCCGAAGAGGCCGCCCCGGCTCAGGCCGAGGCCGCTCCGGCTCCGGCGGAGGCCGCGCCCGCTCCCGAGGCTGCTCCGGCGGCGGAGGCCGCTCCCGAGGCTGCTCCGGCTCCTGAGGCCCCGGCGGAGGCGCCGGCCGCTCCGGCCGCGTCGTCCGGGTCGTCCGGCGAGGGCACGCCGATCACGCTGCCGGCGCTGGGCGAGAGCGTCACCGAGGGCACGGTCACCCGCTGGCTCAAGCAGCCGGGCGACACCGTCGCCGTCGACGAGCCGCTGCTCGAGATCTCCACCGACAAGGTCGACACCGAGATCCCGTCGCCGGTCGGCGGCACACTGCTGGAGATCAAGGTCGCCGAGGACGAGACCGTCGAGGTCGGCGCGGTGCTCGCGCTGGTCGGCACGGGCGACGGCGCGGCCGCACCGGGTCCGGCTCCCGCCGCCCCGGCGCCGGCCCAGGAGGCGGCGCCCGAGCCCGCCCCCGAGCCGCAGCCCGCCCCGTCGGCCCCCACGCCCGCCCCGGTCCCGCAGGCGCCGCAGACCCCGGGCCCGCAGGCGACCGCCACGCAGGCTCCGCCCGCTTCGGCTCCGACCCCGGCGGCCCCCGCCGCGGCGCCGTCCGGCAACGGCACCCCGTACGTCACGCCGCTGGTGCGCAAGCTGGCCGGCCAGCACGGCATCGACCTCGCCACCGTCAAGGGCACCGGCATCGGCGGCCGGGTCCGCAAGCAGGACGTGCTGGCCGCGGCCGAGGCCGCGAAGGCCGCCGCCGCGCAGCCGGCCCCGTCCGCCGCGGCGCCGGCGGCCCAGCCGGCCGCCGCGCCCGAGACGGTCGAGCCGTCGCCGCTGCGGGGCACCACCGAGAAGCTGACCCGCATGCGCAAGGTCATCGCCAAGCGCGTGCACGAGTCGCTGCAGGAGACCGCGCAGCTCACCAGCGTCGTCGAGATCGACATCACGACGCTGGCCCGGCTGCGCAACCGCGTCAAGGCCGACTTCGCCCAGCGCGAGGGCGTCAAGCTGTCGTTCCTGCCGTTCTTCGCGAAGGCCGCGGTCGAGGCGCTCAAGCAGCACCCGAAGATCAACGCCTCGATCGACGTCGAGAAGGGCGAGGTCACCTACCACGACCGCGAGAACCTCGTCATCGCCGTCGACACCGAGCAGGGCCTGCTCGTGCCGGTCGTCAAGGACGCCGGCGACCTCAACATCGCCGGGCTGGCGCGCAAGATCGCCGAGGTCGCCGAGAAAGCCCGCACCGGCAAACTGACGCCCGACGAGATCACCGGCGGCACGTTCACGCTGACGAACACCGGCAGCCGGGGCGCGCTGTTCGACACGCCGATCTTCTTCCAGCCGCAGGTCGCGATCCTCGGCACCGGCGCCGTCGTCAAGCGTCCGATGGTCATCGACGACCCCAACCTGGGCGAGACCATCGCCGTCCGGCACATGGTGTACTTCGCGCTCAGCTACGACCACCGGCTGGTCGACGGCGCCGACGCCGCCCGCTTCCTCACCACGGTGAAGCAGCGGCTCGAGGGCGGACGGTTCGAGGCCGACCTGGGCCTCTGA
- a CDS encoding TIGR01777 family oxidoreductase — MRVAVAGSSGFVGSALVAGLESAGHEVVRLVRHAPAAANEARWDPEQGVVPLARLTDVEAVVHLGGVNVGSHRWTRRFKKELHHSRIRSTTVLASALTGLSVRPRVFVCASAMGYYGPDRGRELLDEESGPGDGFLAGLCQDWEHAAQPARAADIAVCHSRFGLVIGPGGGALKPLLPLFRLGLGGHFGNGEQFWSPVSLHDTVRALRFLVEQHGCVGPYNVTAPEPVSNGEFSRVLAAELHRPRLLPVPGFALQIAIGQASSELLGSLRVVPTRLSEAGFEFEHPEVRAIIRSAL; from the coding sequence GTGCGGGTCGCTGTCGCGGGCTCCAGCGGCTTCGTCGGGTCGGCGCTGGTCGCCGGGCTGGAGTCCGCCGGACACGAGGTCGTGCGGCTGGTGCGGCACGCTCCGGCGGCCGCGAACGAGGCGCGGTGGGACCCCGAGCAGGGCGTGGTCCCGCTCGCCCGCCTCACCGACGTCGAGGCCGTCGTGCACCTCGGCGGCGTCAACGTCGGCTCGCACCGCTGGACCCGCCGGTTCAAGAAGGAGCTGCACCACAGCCGCATCCGCTCGACGACGGTGCTCGCGTCCGCGCTGACGGGTCTGTCCGTGCGGCCGCGGGTCTTCGTCTGCGCGTCGGCCATGGGCTACTACGGCCCCGACCGCGGCCGCGAGCTCCTGGACGAGGAGTCCGGTCCCGGCGACGGCTTCCTCGCCGGCCTGTGCCAGGACTGGGAGCACGCCGCCCAGCCCGCCCGGGCCGCCGACATCGCCGTCTGCCACTCGCGCTTCGGCCTCGTGATCGGGCCCGGCGGCGGGGCGCTGAAGCCGTTGCTGCCGCTGTTCCGGCTCGGGCTGGGCGGCCACTTCGGCAACGGCGAGCAGTTCTGGAGCCCCGTCTCCCTGCACGACACCGTGCGGGCCCTCCGCTTCCTCGTCGAGCAACACGGCTGCGTCGGCCCCTACAACGTGACGGCGCCCGAGCCGGTGTCGAACGGCGAGTTCAGCCGGGTGCTCGCGGCGGAACTGCACCGGCCGCGGCTGCTGCCCGTGCCCGGGTTCGCCCTGCAGATCGCCATCGGCCAGGCGTCGTCCGAGCTGCTCGGCAGCCTGCGGGTCGTGCCGACGCGGCTCAGTGAGGCCGGGTTCGAGTTCGAGCATCCGGAGGTGCGGGCGATCATCCGCTCCGCTCTCTGA
- a CDS encoding protein kinase — MQGLETPAGYTITRRLGSDASAMYLAREDATGASVTLRFIGQVGPQVRDRLRLAAQALRAVDHPHVIPFLDVVDGPGGIVVVLGAAEGGSLAGIIGARGVLPAGEVVTACAPVAEGLAEIHRRGIVHGDLTLDDLVFSLDGRPMVAGVGLVQAGVPLRVGQRARPVPPEVQAGSPPGPPADVYGLVTAAVVALTGYLPSARLALPAVPPATQALLASALDPAPNRRPPVSSIGNVFFAVADPAPVELVLEENHATTGTMRPVIDAPVMGADDDVAAFMRRSTATGRRARRRTEAPEPPSESLASGAVGGLTAPAGAGPATVPGGAGASPTAPTGPIRTPRRGRRGRSEEPPPSGPPSGPPTGPASAPPSGPPPDERPPAARRPAAAPAGAAPAGRPAAAPAAKESRRGAPPPPDDDAPPKRKDRLWIVSTLVALLLVAGVAIVGWRIFGDDTPTDGPASGSSPDSEASTDLCGGPQPAPTVPPPTVTDWTQEVQRLYSLRAQAFEDSDPELLCQVHAPTNPTLTDDAELLQEYEDAGVHTDGLTFEVVNAEVVSQEGGRATVTITQRTPPYTLVNDDGGVEQEMDGFEEQTWDADLVAVANPDGTSSWRFG; from the coding sequence ATGCAGGGTCTCGAGACTCCCGCGGGTTACACGATCACCCGGCGGCTCGGCTCCGACGCGTCGGCCATGTACCTCGCGCGAGAGGACGCCACCGGTGCGTCCGTGACCCTGCGCTTCATCGGCCAGGTCGGCCCGCAGGTGCGCGACCGGCTGCGGCTGGCCGCCCAGGCCCTGCGCGCCGTCGACCACCCGCATGTCATCCCGTTCCTCGACGTCGTCGACGGTCCCGGCGGCATCGTCGTCGTGCTGGGCGCGGCCGAGGGCGGCAGCCTGGCCGGCATCATCGGCGCCCGCGGCGTGCTGCCGGCCGGCGAGGTGGTCACGGCGTGCGCGCCGGTCGCCGAAGGGCTGGCCGAGATCCACCGCCGCGGCATCGTCCACGGCGACCTCACCCTCGACGACCTCGTCTTCAGCCTCGACGGCCGGCCCATGGTCGCCGGCGTCGGGCTGGTGCAGGCCGGGGTGCCGCTGCGGGTCGGCCAGCGGGCCCGGCCGGTGCCGCCCGAGGTCCAGGCCGGCTCGCCGCCCGGGCCGCCGGCCGACGTGTACGGGCTGGTCACGGCCGCCGTGGTCGCGCTGACGGGGTATCTGCCGTCCGCGCGGCTGGCGCTGCCCGCCGTCCCGCCGGCCACGCAGGCGCTGCTGGCCAGCGCGCTCGACCCCGCGCCGAACCGGCGCCCGCCCGTCAGCAGCATCGGCAACGTCTTCTTCGCCGTGGCCGACCCCGCGCCCGTCGAGCTGGTCCTCGAGGAGAACCACGCCACCACCGGCACCATGCGGCCCGTCATCGACGCCCCCGTCATGGGCGCCGACGACGACGTCGCCGCGTTCATGCGCCGCTCCACCGCCACCGGCCGCCGCGCCCGCCGTCGCACGGAGGCTCCCGAGCCGCCGTCCGAGTCGCTCGCGTCCGGCGCCGTGGGCGGGCTGACGGCGCCCGCGGGGGCCGGGCCGGCCACGGTGCCCGGCGGGGCCGGGGCGAGCCCCACGGCGCCGACCGGGCCCATCCGCACCCCGCGGCGCGGGCGCCGCGGCCGCAGCGAGGAGCCGCCGCCGTCGGGCCCACCCTCGGGTCCGCCGACGGGCCCGGCGTCGGCTCCGCCCTCGGGCCCGCCGCCCGACGAGCGTCCGCCCGCCGCCCGCCGTCCTGCTGCAGCCCCTGCGGGCGCGGCTCCGGCTGGCCGCCCGGCTGCCGCTCCGGCCGCGAAGGAGTCCCGCCGCGGCGCCCCACCGCCCCCTGACGACGACGCCCCGCCGAAGCGCAAGGACCGCCTCTGGATCGTCAGCACCCTGGTGGCGCTCCTGCTGGTCGCCGGCGTGGCGATCGTCGGCTGGCGCATCTTCGGCGACGACACCCCGACCGACGGCCCGGCCAGCGGCTCCAGCCCCGACTCCGAGGCGTCGACAGACCTCTGCGGCGGCCCGCAGCCCGCGCCCACCGTCCCGCCGCCCACCGTCACCGACTGGACCCAGGAGGTGCAGCGGCTGTACTCGCTGCGGGCGCAGGCGTTCGAGGACAGCGACCCCGAGCTGCTCTGCCAGGTGCACGCCCCGACCAACCCGACCCTCACCGACGACGCCGAGCTGCTCCAGGAGTACGAGGACGCCGGCGTCCACACCGACGGACTCACCTTCGAGGTCGTCAACGCCGAGGTGGTGTCCCAGGAGGGCGGCCGGGCGACGGTCACCATCACGCAGCGCACGCCCCCCTACACCCTCGTCAACGACGACGGCGGGGTCGAGCAGGAGATGGACGGCTTCGAGGAGCAGACCTGGGACGCCGACCTCGTCGCGGTCGCCAACCCCGACGGCACCAGCTCCTGGCGCTTCGGCTAG
- a CDS encoding DedA family protein: MDGVTPLAAPESPFGLPLWLGIAVMFGIVVARAQATYWLGRAAGTGIARSRWGERLGRDRLHRAERVVGRYGPVAVTLSFLTIGVQTAVNAVAGATRMPFGRYLAAMLVGSALWAVIWTVGGLGVIWGAVTVASAAPLAAAAVLVAAVAVVTAVIGYRRRRTRRQLVPDQEAR; the protein is encoded by the coding sequence ATGGACGGGGTCACGCCGCTCGCTGCGCCCGAGAGCCCGTTCGGCCTGCCGCTCTGGCTGGGCATCGCCGTCATGTTCGGCATCGTCGTCGCCCGGGCTCAGGCGACGTACTGGCTGGGCCGGGCGGCGGGGACGGGCATCGCGCGGTCGCGCTGGGGCGAGCGCCTCGGCCGCGACCGGCTGCACCGCGCCGAGCGGGTCGTCGGGCGCTACGGGCCGGTCGCCGTCACGCTCTCGTTCCTGACCATCGGCGTGCAGACGGCGGTCAACGCGGTCGCCGGCGCCACCCGCATGCCGTTCGGCCGCTACCTGGCCGCCATGCTGGTCGGGTCGGCCCTGTGGGCGGTCATCTGGACGGTCGGCGGCCTGGGCGTGATCTGGGGCGCGGTGACGGTGGCGTCGGCGGCGCCGCTGGCGGCCGCGGCGGTGCTGGTCGCGGCCGTCGCCGTCGTGACGGCGGTCATCGGCTACCGTCGTCGGCGCACCCGTCGCCAGCTCGTCCCCGACCAGGAGGCCCGATGA
- a CDS encoding peptidase E — protein MTRTPTILATSGGFSYDARENLRPAGLARLALRLTEAERPKLCFVPTASGDSTLYVQRTYAAFAGWSVDVSHLSLFPMPNVEDIRAHVLAQDVLWVGGGSVAGLLAMWRLHGLDDVMREAWDAGVVLAGVSAGSICWHVGGPTDSFGPRLRAVTDGLALLPYGNGVHYDSEEQRRPLLHRMVASGELPTSLATDDGAGVLYRGTEPAGVFTERDGAGGYLVEASGGEAKETALPAERL, from the coding sequence ATGACCCGCACACCGACGATCCTCGCCACCAGCGGCGGGTTCTCGTACGACGCGCGCGAGAACCTCCGCCCGGCCGGGCTGGCGCGGCTCGCGCTGCGGCTCACCGAGGCCGAGCGGCCGAAGCTGTGCTTCGTCCCCACGGCGTCCGGCGACAGCACGCTCTACGTGCAGCGGACGTACGCGGCGTTCGCCGGCTGGTCGGTCGACGTGTCGCACCTGAGCCTGTTCCCGATGCCGAACGTCGAGGACATCCGGGCGCACGTGCTGGCGCAGGACGTGCTGTGGGTCGGCGGCGGGTCGGTCGCCGGGCTGCTGGCGATGTGGCGGCTGCACGGCCTCGACGACGTCATGCGCGAGGCCTGGGATGCCGGCGTCGTGCTGGCCGGGGTGTCGGCCGGGTCGATCTGCTGGCACGTCGGCGGCCCCACCGACTCCTTCGGCCCGCGGCTGCGCGCGGTCACCGACGGCCTCGCGCTACTGCCGTACGGCAACGGCGTCCACTACGACTCCGAGGAGCAGCGCCGCCCGCTGCTGCACCGCATGGTCGCGAGCGGTGAGCTGCCCACGTCGTTGGCCACCGACGACGGCGCCGGCGTGCTGTACCGCGGCACCGAGCCGGCCGGCGTGTTCACCGAGCGCGACGGCGCCGGTGGCTACCTGGTCGAGGCGTCCGGTGGGGAGGCCAAGGAGACCGCCCTCCCCGCCGAACGCCTCTGA
- a CDS encoding BCCT family transporter, which yields MTVERGTTQARKAGVQGPGSDAPAAAERRPTDKIVFGIAGGIVLAFVIWGFVDTDSLASASSEALSWITHNAGWAFALTATGFVVFILWVAFSRYGRIPLGADDERPEFRTSSWVAMMFSAGMGIGLMFFGVNEPLTFFTTDPVPGTGEPESIEAMNTAMATTLFHWTLHPWAIYAVVGLAIAYGTFRRGRSQLISSVFTPLLGRRRIEGGFGRAINVFAIFATVFGTAASLGLGALQIGSGLQEVGWLNDVSTGLLVAIIAVLTFAFVASAVSGIERGIQWLSNTNMVLAAALAFFVFVAGPTIFILNLLPTAIGDYFADLAEMAARTEASGGDAMQEWVSGWTIFYWAWWMSWTPFVGMFIARISRGRTIRQFVVGVLLVPSVVSVIWFCIFGGTAIDLQRGGEDIAGTAENPTGQEEQLFSVLQHLPITTIASVLVMLLVAIFFVSGADAASIVTGTLSQRGSIEPSKGVVVFWGLLMGAVAAIMLMIGEGGATALEGLQNITILAGAPFMLVMVGVCVALAKDLRTDPMMLREDRGVEAVEQAVDYGLERYDGEFHLQVKSGVDGMAPRDDPDPRR from the coding sequence GTGACTGTTGAACGAGGAACGACACAAGCCCGCAAGGCCGGCGTCCAAGGACCCGGATCCGACGCGCCCGCCGCCGCGGAGAGACGTCCGACCGACAAGATCGTCTTCGGCATCGCCGGCGGCATCGTTCTCGCGTTCGTGATCTGGGGCTTCGTCGACACCGACTCGCTGGCCAGCGCCTCGTCCGAGGCGTTGTCGTGGATCACGCACAACGCCGGCTGGGCGTTCGCGCTGACCGCCACCGGGTTCGTCGTCTTCATCCTCTGGGTGGCGTTCAGCCGGTACGGACGCATTCCGCTCGGCGCCGACGACGAGCGGCCGGAGTTCCGCACGTCCTCCTGGGTCGCGATGATGTTCAGCGCCGGCATGGGCATCGGCCTGATGTTCTTCGGCGTCAACGAGCCGCTGACGTTCTTCACCACCGACCCCGTGCCGGGGACGGGTGAGCCGGAGAGCATCGAGGCGATGAACACCGCCATGGCCACGACGCTGTTCCACTGGACGCTGCACCCGTGGGCCATCTACGCCGTCGTGGGCCTGGCCATCGCCTACGGCACGTTCCGGCGCGGCCGCAGCCAGCTGATCAGTTCGGTGTTCACGCCGCTGCTGGGACGACGGCGCATCGAGGGCGGCTTCGGCCGGGCGATCAACGTCTTCGCGATCTTCGCGACGGTGTTCGGCACGGCCGCGTCGCTGGGCCTGGGCGCGCTGCAGATCGGCAGCGGCCTGCAGGAGGTCGGCTGGCTCAACGACGTGAGCACCGGGCTGCTGGTGGCGATCATCGCCGTGCTGACCTTCGCGTTCGTCGCGTCCGCGGTGTCGGGCATCGAGCGCGGCATCCAGTGGCTGTCCAACACGAACATGGTGCTGGCCGCGGCGCTGGCGTTCTTCGTGTTCGTCGCCGGCCCGACGATCTTCATCCTCAACCTGCTCCCGACGGCCATCGGCGACTACTTCGCCGACCTCGCCGAGATGGCCGCCCGCACCGAGGCCAGCGGCGGCGACGCCATGCAGGAGTGGGTGTCCGGCTGGACGATCTTCTACTGGGCCTGGTGGATGTCGTGGACCCCGTTCGTCGGCATGTTCATCGCCCGCATCAGCCGCGGCCGCACCATCAGACAGTTCGTCGTGGGCGTCCTGCTGGTGCCCAGCGTCGTCAGCGTGATCTGGTTCTGCATCTTCGGCGGCACCGCCATCGACCTGCAACGCGGCGGCGAGGACATCGCCGGCACCGCGGAGAACCCGACCGGGCAGGAGGAACAGCTGTTCTCCGTGCTGCAACACCTGCCGATCACGACCATCGCGAGCGTGCTGGTCATGCTGCTGGTGGCGATCTTCTTCGTGTCCGGCGCCGACGCCGCGTCCATCGTCACCGGCACGCTGTCGCAGCGCGGGTCGATCGAGCCGTCGAAGGGCGTAGTCGTCTTCTGGGGGCTGCTCATGGGCGCCGTGGCGGCGATCATGCTGATGATCGGCGAAGGCGGTGCGACCGCCTTGGAAGGCCTGCAGAACATCACCATCCTGGCCGGGGCGCCGTTCATGCTGGTGATGGTCGGCGTGTGCGTGGCACTGGCCAAGGACCTGCGCACCGATCCGATGATGCTGCGCGAGGACCGCGGCGTCGAGGCCGTCGAGCAGGCCGTCGACTACGGGCTGGAACGCTACGACGGCGAGTTCCACCTGCAGGTGAAGAGCGGCGTCGACGGTATGGCGCCGCGCGACGATCCGGACCCGCGCCGCTGA
- a CDS encoding LLM class flavin-dependent oxidoreductase — translation MATFRGVPLSVLDLAPVVTGSTPSVALAQTLELARHADDLGFRRYWMAEHHNMPGIASSSPPVLIAAVAAATTSMRVGSGGVMLPNHMPLVVAEQFGTLAALHPGRIDLGIGRAPGTDGLTAHALRGSSDPRLVEEFPQHLAQVRAFLSGEWPDDHPYAAITATPGRGEDVLVWLLGSSDYSARAAAALGLPFSFAHHFSAANTVPALTLYRDGYQPSAAHPAPYAMVAVSVILADDDERAQWLAGPMKLSMLRLRTGAPGPLPTPEEAAAHEFAPAELDMLAPFLGGQIAGGPDTVRRELSALVERTGADELMVVATVTPHADRLRSYELLSVLQP, via the coding sequence GTGGCGACCTTCCGCGGAGTACCCCTGTCCGTCCTCGACCTCGCGCCCGTCGTGACCGGCTCCACGCCGTCCGTCGCGCTGGCACAGACCCTGGAGCTGGCCCGGCACGCCGATGACCTCGGCTTTCGCCGTTACTGGATGGCCGAGCACCACAACATGCCGGGCATCGCCAGCTCGTCGCCGCCGGTCCTCATCGCGGCGGTGGCCGCGGCGACGACGTCGATGCGGGTCGGGTCGGGCGGGGTGATGCTGCCGAACCACATGCCGCTGGTCGTCGCCGAGCAGTTCGGCACGCTGGCGGCGCTGCATCCGGGCCGCATCGACCTCGGCATCGGCCGCGCGCCCGGCACCGACGGGCTGACGGCGCACGCGCTGCGCGGCAGCAGCGACCCCCGGCTGGTCGAGGAGTTCCCGCAGCACCTGGCCCAGGTCCGGGCGTTCCTCTCGGGGGAGTGGCCGGACGATCACCCGTACGCCGCGATCACCGCGACGCCGGGCCGCGGCGAGGACGTCCTCGTCTGGCTGCTCGGGTCCAGCGACTACAGCGCGCGGGCAGCGGCGGCGCTCGGGCTGCCGTTCTCCTTCGCCCACCACTTCAGCGCCGCGAACACCGTCCCGGCCCTGACGCTGTACCGCGACGGGTACCAGCCGTCGGCCGCGCACCCCGCGCCGTACGCGATGGTCGCCGTCAGCGTCATCCTCGCCGACGACGACGAGCGCGCGCAGTGGCTGGCCGGGCCGATGAAGCTGTCGATGCTGCGGCTCCGGACGGGTGCGCCCGGCCCGCTGCCCACGCCGGAGGAGGCCGCGGCGCACGAGTTCGCCCCGGCCGAGCTGGACATGCTCGCGCCGTTCCTCGGCGGCCAGATCGCCGGCGGCCCCGACACCGTCCGGCGGGAGCTGTCCGCGCTGGTGGAACGGACCGGCGCGGACGAGCTGATGGTCGTCGCCACGGTGACGCCACACGCCGACCGGCTGCGCTCGTACGAGCTGCTGAGCGTCCTGCAGCCCTGA
- the lipB gene encoding lipoyl(octanoyl) transferase LipB: MGELRIIRHDGFVPYQEAWDEQRRLHAARVAGEIGDTVVLLEHEAVYTAGKRTTPEERPLLDAGAPVIDVDRGGKITWHGPGQLTGYPILQLPEPYDVIGYVRRVEQLMLDVCRDFGVDAVRVDGRSGVWIQPGDGSPDRKLGAVGLRVAQGVTMHGFALNCDNDLGWYDRIIACGISDAGTTTLSRELGRRVTVAEALPYVEGHLDELLALQPQT; the protein is encoded by the coding sequence GTGGGCGAGCTACGGATCATCCGGCATGACGGGTTCGTGCCGTATCAGGAGGCGTGGGACGAGCAGCGGCGCCTGCACGCCGCGCGGGTGGCCGGCGAGATCGGCGACACCGTCGTCCTGCTGGAACACGAGGCGGTCTACACCGCGGGCAAGCGCACCACGCCCGAGGAACGGCCGCTGCTGGATGCCGGTGCGCCGGTCATCGATGTCGATCGCGGCGGCAAGATCACCTGGCACGGGCCAGGGCAGCTCACCGGCTACCCGATCCTGCAGCTGCCCGAGCCGTACGACGTCATCGGCTACGTCCGGCGGGTCGAGCAGCTCATGCTCGACGTCTGCCGCGACTTCGGCGTCGACGCGGTCCGGGTCGACGGCCGCAGCGGCGTCTGGATCCAGCCCGGCGACGGCTCCCCCGACCGCAAGCTCGGCGCCGTCGGGCTGCGCGTCGCCCAGGGCGTCACCATGCACGGCTTCGCCCTGAACTGCGACAACGACCTCGGCTGGTACGACCGCATCATCGCCTGCGGCATCAGCGACGCCGGCACCACCACGCTGTCGCGGGAGCTGGGCCGCCGGGTCACCGTCGCCGAGGCGCTGCCGTATGTCGAAGGTCACCTCGACGAGCTGCTCGCGCTGCAGCCGCAGACGTAG